A window of Polyodon spathula isolate WHYD16114869_AA chromosome 22, ASM1765450v1, whole genome shotgun sequence contains these coding sequences:
- the LOC121296793 gene encoding uncharacterized protein LOC121296793 — translation MTAILWTFSIPALYQTMAVCKNRLESDESSKHSCFSSIYGGREEDSIAARNLNQSFSWGNSSSSSLLQESPTDQRDSDPGSQLSLSQHLDFDELLEECFVFEALQNVLPAFGQNLVRDSKADESVQFDNKLPPSPNCVLVGGEHVYFCPDNMAASEQNIDAIMSPIHSCFASSSLMQSASSRDSKESLTRALKLDESSNWGYSSIDSPLPQTSNDQCDSPPCLSITSSSSLNGEHLEERLGFEAFQVGQKLVPNTNVDGSPRSSCNSSRSEKILNILNRVASEFELDELVNTTPTPSNDGAQTNSHSSPPGEHWSPPDVPPVRKLSVNGSKESSVSRDQNKYVLVLEKLNSNIVGEGLETDSLKFEPTQDREMIDSLKAAPQDPTEPPAERQTVRGVHPSDHDVKHTTQHQVDYSQEKKSHEIQAKEDKSKEAKIKLEESDICTREPDASSPRVSKTTRIIVDALANLCRRTKKQVELDKKLGFRLLPFKSRISRHELLDESLEQRLSLNEQPVILHRQGCVASLPKWACPSQPDYLEHGGSRTRSSFPVETVQSSSAAPRGSRPQATNTKVDRKNAL, via the exons ATGACAGCTATCTTGTGGACATTTAGCATCCCCGCTTTGTATCAGACTATGGCAGTATGTAAGAATCGTCTTGAGTCCGACGAGTCTTCAAAGCACTCGTGCTTTTCCTCGATATATGGAGGCAGAGAAGAGGATTCGATCGCTGCTCGGAATCTTAATCAAAGTTTCAGCTGGGGCAATTCATCCAGTAGCTCTTTATTACAAGAATCACCCACTGATCAACGTGACTCTGACCCAGGCAGCCAGCTGTCCTTATCTCAGCATCTCGACTTTGATGAATTGCTGGAAGAATGTTTCGTTTTTGAGGCTCTTCAAAATGTACTTCCAGCATTTGGTCAGAATCTTGTCCGGGACAGCAAGGCAGATGAAAGCGTGCAGTTTGACAACAAGCTGCCACCGTCTCCTAACTGCGTCCTGGTTGGAGGTGAACAT GTTTATTTTTGCCCTGATAACATGGCAGCATCTGAGCAAAATATTGACGCCATCATGTCTCCAATACACTCCTGCTTTGCCTCTTCATCTCTGATGCAGTCTGCAAGCTCTAGAGACAGCAAAGAGAGTTTGACCCGAGCTCTTAAACTTGATGAAAGTTCAAACTGGGGGTATTCATCCATCGATAGCCCACTTCCACAAACATCCAATGATCAATGCGACTCACCACCCTGTCTCAGCATAACTTCTTCATCTTCTCTAAATGGGGAACACCTGGAAGAACGTTTAGGTTTTGAGGCTTTCCAGGTTGGTCAGAAGCTCGTCCCAAACACCAACGTGGACGGCAGCCCACGATCATCTTGTAACAGCAGCAGGTCCGAGAAAATCCTCAACATTCTGAACCGGGTAGCAAGCGAATTTGAGCTGGATGAACTGGTGAATACCACGCCAACTCCTTCAAATGATGGGGCGCAAACAAATTCACACAGCTCGCCTCCTGGAGAGCACTGGTCACCCCCAGATGTCCCCCCCGTTAGAAAGCTGTCTGTAAATGGCAGCAAGGAATCTTCAGTTTCTAGAGaccaaaataaatatgtactagTCCTAGAAAAACTCAACAGCAACATTGTTGGTGAGGGTTTAGAGACGGACAGTCTCAAGTTTGAGCCCACGCAGGACCGAGAGATGATCGACAGCCTGAAAGCGGCACCTCAGGATCCCACTGAGCCTccagcagagagacagacagtcagaggAGTGCACCCTTCTGATCATGATGTCAAACACACCACG CAGCATCAAGTGGACTACAGCCAAGAGAAGAAATCTCACGAAATACAGGCAAAGGAAGACAAAAGCAaagaagcaaaaataaaactagaaGAAAGTGACATTTGCACCCGAGAACCGGACGCCAGCTCCCCCAGAGTGTCGAAGACCACTAGAATTATTGTAGATGCTCTTGCGAATTTATGCCGCAGAACCAAAAAACAAGTTGAACTTGACAAGAAACTTGGCTTTCGTTTGCTTCCTTTCAAAAGTCGAATTAGCAGACATGAGCTCCTCGATGAGAGCCTAGAGCAGCGTTTGAGCCTCAATGAGCAGCCAGTCATTCTGCACAGACAAGGCTGCGTGGCGTCACTTCCCAAGTGGGCATGCCCGAGCCAGCCTGACTACCTGGAGCACGGAGGATCCCGAACCAGGAGCAGCTTCCCTGTGGAGACAGTGCAGAGCAGCTCAGCGGCCCCGCGTGGTTCTCGTCCACAAGCAACAAACACAAAAGTGGACAGGAAAAATGCTCTTTAA